One window of Longimicrobiaceae bacterium genomic DNA carries:
- a CDS encoding DUF3800 domain-containing protein, with the protein MKYRVYIDETGNSDMKSSGNPNHRYLSLTGVVLDLTHTAAVVHPQMEALKSSFFEAHHPDEPVIFHRKEIVNRKHPFECLEDEQVRGAFDAAVLECFRRWEYTLISVCLDKQRYLEKYRQWRYDPYHYCLSVLLEHFVPFLEDEGAQADAMAESRGKNEDMRLKEEFTRIWMQGTENVSAERFQAVLSSRQLKVKPKAANVAGLQLADLVAHPCRNIILQENGLLEKEIAPFGTVVAEALEAKHLRRADLVVGKEMR; encoded by the coding sequence GTGAAGTATCGCGTCTACATCGACGAGACGGGCAACTCCGACATGAAGAGTTCGGGGAATCCCAATCACCGCTATCTGAGCCTGACGGGAGTGGTCCTCGACCTCACGCACACCGCTGCGGTGGTCCATCCGCAGATGGAGGCACTCAAGTCCAGCTTCTTCGAGGCCCACCATCCGGACGAGCCCGTCATCTTCCACCGGAAGGAGATCGTCAATCGGAAGCATCCCTTCGAGTGCCTGGAGGATGAGCAGGTCCGCGGCGCCTTCGATGCAGCCGTCCTCGAGTGCTTCCGCCGTTGGGAATACACCCTCATCAGCGTCTGCCTCGACAAGCAGCGCTACCTCGAGAAATACCGTCAGTGGCGCTACGACCCGTATCACTACTGCTTGAGCGTGCTCCTCGAGCACTTTGTCCCGTTCCTGGAGGACGAAGGAGCCCAGGCAGACGCCATGGCGGAGTCTCGGGGAAAGAACGAGGACATGCGCCTGAAAGAGGAGTTCACCCGGATCTGGATGCAGGGCACAGAGAACGTCAGCGCCGAACGATTCCAGGCGGTGCTCAGCAGCCGACAGCTCAAGGTGAAGCCGAAGGCCGCGAACGTCGCGGGCCTCCAGCTGGCTGACCTCGTGGCCCACCCCTGCCGCAATATCATCCTGCAGGAGAACGGGCTCTTGGAGAAGGAGATCGCCCCGTTCGGAACGGTTGTGGCCGAGGCACTCGAGGCCAAGCACCTGCGTCGCGCCGATCTCGTAGTCGGTAAGGAGATGAGGTAA
- a CDS encoding M1 family aminopeptidase: MRLPAVLASHRSERWTWAAAAALLLLAGCATAGRGGPDVSAFMRPGVSLELARERARTLSDVRYALSLDVTHVDTARGRVAVSFDRRPGAGDLVVDFRGLELDSVAANGAPVDDHTWAEGHVRIPARHLRAGANTVAFRFASRIAPAGASVIRYEDPSDDARYLYTLLVPADANQLFPSFDQPDLKGRFRVEIVAQPEWSVLANGPLAAVDTLAPGRVAWRFAETEPISTYLAAFAAGPWRRWESAPAGGRPITLYARRTVARDVDADTLLRSNRDALEWLERYFGIPFPFAKYDMLLAPAFPFGGMEHVGAVFYNENTFVFREPPTLNERLSRKATTYHEVAHQWFGDLVTMRWFDDLWLKEGFSTYMAAKMQDELDPGSEAWKTFYLRNKPVAYGTDVTEGTVPVWQDLPNLDLAKGNYGPIVYNKAPSILKQLEFLVGEDAFREGLRIFLRRHAYANATWEDLLRAVEEASGTSLEAFGAQYILRAGMPVVETALDVDGGRIERLALVQRPARALPGDRGGWWPGRVRVRLGYRDRPDSVLSVAFTGDTTVVAAAAGLPAPDWVWANEGDYGYGLFLLDPRSAEHVLRHVGETGDGLLRAMLWGALWDLVREARLDPAVYLALTLRELPRERDEQIAGTLLGRGAAALTRYLPDAEAARLLPEWERMLLARAGNDSLSYGLRKAALDTYLAVARTPEARGVMREYLAGTRRFAGEPLRPPSRWAAVAQLLAVGDPAADSLYAAEAARDTTPEAARRAFVAGAARPDPAAKAEYFRRYLRDASLNEEWVTASLGAFNDPAHARLTLPHLRPALEELEWIRDNRRIFFLPRWIGAFLGGQTEPAALAEVDAFLSAHPELPLDVRRKVLQARDELERTVRIRGQS, translated from the coding sequence ATGCGTCTCCCGGCAGTCCTCGCGTCGCATCGGTCGGAACGGTGGACGTGGGCGGCGGCGGCCGCGCTCCTCCTCCTCGCCGGGTGCGCCACCGCGGGCCGCGGCGGCCCCGACGTGAGCGCCTTCATGCGGCCGGGCGTGTCGCTCGAGCTGGCGCGGGAGCGGGCGCGCACCCTCTCGGACGTGCGCTACGCCCTGTCGCTGGACGTCACCCATGTCGACACCGCGCGCGGGCGGGTCGCGGTTTCGTTCGACCGGAGGCCCGGCGCGGGCGACCTGGTGGTGGACTTCCGCGGGCTGGAGCTGGACAGCGTGGCCGCCAACGGCGCGCCCGTCGACGACCACACCTGGGCGGAGGGGCACGTCCGCATCCCCGCGCGCCACCTCCGCGCCGGCGCCAACACCGTGGCCTTCCGCTTCGCCTCGCGCATCGCCCCGGCCGGCGCGAGCGTGATCCGCTACGAGGACCCCTCGGACGACGCGCGGTACCTGTACACCCTGCTCGTCCCGGCCGACGCCAACCAGCTCTTCCCCTCCTTCGACCAGCCGGACCTCAAGGGCCGCTTCCGCGTGGAGATCGTGGCGCAGCCGGAGTGGAGCGTGCTCGCCAACGGCCCGCTCGCCGCGGTCGACACGCTGGCGCCGGGGCGGGTGGCGTGGCGCTTCGCGGAGACGGAGCCCATCTCCACCTACCTGGCCGCCTTCGCCGCCGGGCCGTGGCGGCGATGGGAGTCCGCGCCGGCCGGGGGGCGGCCGATCACTCTGTACGCCCGCCGCACCGTGGCGCGCGACGTGGACGCGGACACGCTGCTCCGCAGCAACCGCGACGCCCTGGAGTGGCTGGAGCGCTACTTCGGCATCCCTTTCCCGTTCGCCAAGTACGACATGCTCCTGGCCCCCGCCTTCCCCTTCGGCGGGATGGAGCACGTGGGGGCGGTGTTCTACAACGAGAACACCTTCGTCTTCCGCGAGCCCCCCACCCTCAACGAGCGCCTGTCGCGCAAGGCCACCACCTACCACGAGGTTGCACACCAGTGGTTCGGGGACCTAGTGACCATGCGGTGGTTCGACGACCTGTGGCTCAAGGAGGGCTTCTCCACCTACATGGCGGCGAAGATGCAGGACGAGCTGGACCCCGGCTCGGAGGCGTGGAAGACCTTCTACCTGCGCAACAAGCCGGTCGCCTACGGCACCGACGTCACCGAGGGGACGGTCCCCGTCTGGCAGGACCTCCCCAACCTGGACCTGGCGAAGGGGAACTACGGGCCCATCGTCTACAACAAGGCGCCCTCCATCCTCAAGCAGCTGGAGTTCCTGGTGGGGGAGGACGCCTTCCGCGAGGGGCTGCGCATCTTCCTCCGGCGCCACGCCTACGCCAACGCCACCTGGGAGGACCTGCTGCGGGCCGTCGAGGAGGCGTCCGGCACGTCGCTCGAGGCCTTCGGCGCGCAGTACATCCTCCGCGCGGGGATGCCGGTGGTGGAGACGGCGCTCGACGTGGACGGGGGCCGCATCGAGAGGCTGGCGCTCGTGCAGCGCCCCGCGCGCGCCCTCCCGGGCGACCGCGGCGGGTGGTGGCCGGGGCGGGTGCGGGTGCGCCTGGGCTACCGCGACCGGCCCGACAGCGTGCTCTCCGTGGCCTTCACCGGCGACACCACCGTGGTGGCCGCGGCGGCGGGGCTCCCCGCGCCGGACTGGGTGTGGGCCAACGAGGGGGACTACGGCTACGGCCTCTTCCTGCTGGACCCGCGGAGCGCCGAGCACGTCCTGCGTCACGTGGGCGAGACCGGGGACGGCCTGCTGCGCGCCATGCTCTGGGGCGCGCTCTGGGACCTGGTGCGCGAGGCGCGGCTGGACCCGGCCGTGTACCTGGCGCTCACCCTGCGCGAGCTTCCCCGCGAGCGCGACGAGCAGATCGCCGGGACGCTCCTGGGGCGCGGCGCCGCCGCGCTGACCCGCTACCTCCCCGACGCGGAGGCGGCGCGGCTCCTCCCGGAGTGGGAGCGGATGCTCCTGGCCCGCGCCGGGAACGACTCGCTCTCGTACGGGCTGCGCAAGGCGGCCCTGGACACCTACCTGGCGGTGGCCCGCACCCCCGAGGCGCGCGGGGTGATGCGCGAGTACCTGGCCGGCACCCGCCGCTTCGCCGGGGAGCCGCTCCGCCCTCCGAGCCGCTGGGCCGCGGTGGCGCAGCTCCTGGCCGTGGGCGACCCGGCGGCGGACTCGCTGTACGCGGCCGAGGCGGCGCGCGACACCACCCCGGAGGCGGCCCGGCGCGCCTTCGTGGCCGGGGCGGCGCGTCCGGACCCCGCCGCCAAGGCGGAGTACTTCCGCCGCTACCTGCGCGACGCGTCGCTGAACGAGGAGTGGGTCACCGCCTCGCTGGGCGCCTTCAACGACCCGGCGCACGCGCGGCTCACGCTCCCGCACCTCCGCCCGGCGCTGGAGGAGCTGGAGTGGATCCGCGACAACCGCCGCATCTTCTTCCTCCCGCGCTGGATCGGCGCCTTCCTGGGCGGGCAGACGGAGCCCGCGGCGCTGGCGGAGGTGGACGCCTTCCTGTCCGCCCACCCGGAGCTGCCCCTGGACGTGCGGCGCAAGGTGCTCCAGGCGCGCGACGAGCTGGAGCGCACCGTGCGGATCCGCGGGCAGAGCTGA